A region of the Roseiflexus sp. RS-1 genome:
GCCGATGTCGTCGAGCATCGTCCGCCGGTAGAGCGCCAGCCCGCCGCTTGCCCCCATCACCGGTTGCGGTGCAGCGGGTAACGATCGCACGGCACGCCCCGTCCACAGATCGAGCGCCAGACCGTTGCGACAGGCGGTGATACCAGCAGAAGCCACCAGATCAGGGCGATGATCGAAGGTCAGCACGCCAGCAACCGCGCCAGAGCACGGGTGATCCCTCAGCGCCTCGACAAGCGCTGGCACGCATCCGGGTTCGACAAATGCGTCATTATTCAGCAGCAGAAGCAGATCACCACGCGCGGCGCGCAAGCCGGCGTTGACGCCGCCAGCGAACCCCAGATTTGCTGGCAGAGCCACGAGACGCACAGCGGACCAGGCATGCCGTAGCCACACGGCGGTGCCATCGATGGAACCGTTATCGACGACAATAATTTCATCGTCGGGGTGAAGTTGCGCCGTGACCGCGCGCAGGCAGGCATCCAGGAATCGTCTGCCGTTCCAGGTCACAATGATGACGGAGATCATGAGATGTCCACGATGCAACAAACCGGGTCATAAGAGCGT
Encoded here:
- a CDS encoding glycosyltransferase family 2 protein translates to MISVIIVTWNGRRFLDACLRAVTAQLHPDDEIIVVDNGSIDGTAVWLRHAWSAVRLVALPANLGFAGGVNAGLRAARGDLLLLLNNDAFVEPGCVPALVEALRDHPCSGAVAGVLTFDHRPDLVASAGITACRNGLALDLWTGRAVRSLPAAPQPVMGASGGLALYRRTMLDDIGLMAPDFFNYLEDVDLAWRAQLRGWECLVVPAARARHIYSATGGQGSPLKQRLLGRNRLRAIIRCFPSGVLRSCLPDILAYDTLALAYAALARQPAMIAGRIEALHDRAQLLRERRAIQARRTVSEEAFAAWLEPSPTPWRTLRTARRLDALLRDR